In one Balaenoptera acutorostrata chromosome 5, mBalAcu1.1, whole genome shotgun sequence genomic region, the following are encoded:
- the LOC102999108 gene encoding LOW QUALITY PROTEIN: all-trans-retinol dehydrogenase [NAD(+)] ADH7-like (The sequence of the model RefSeq protein was modified relative to this genomic sequence to represent the inferred CDS: substituted 1 base at 1 genomic stop codon) — translation MSTSTFTEYTVVDETSVAKINDAAHSEKVCXIGCGFSTGYGTAIKTGKVTRGSTCVAFGLGRVGLLVIMGCKSAGASRIIGIDLNKDKFEKAMAVRATECISPKDSTKPISEVLSEMTGDTVGYSFEVTGHLEPMIDALASCNMNYGVSVVVEAPISAKMLTYDPRLLFRGRTWKGCIFGGWESRDDVPKLVSDFLEKKFDLDQLITHVFPFKQINEGFELLYSHQRLSVFYGSLVSSP, via the exons ATGAGCACTAGTACATTTACTGAGTACACGGTGGTGGATGAAACTTCCGTTGCTAAGATCAATGATGCAGCTCATTCTGAGAAAGTCTGTTGAATTGGATGTGGATTTTCCACTGGATATGGGACTGCTATTAAAACTGGCAAG GTCACCCGTGGTTCGACTTGTGTGGCCTTTGGCCTGGGAAGAGTTGGCCTTTTGGTCATCATGGGCTGTAAGTCAGCTGGTGCATCCAGGATCATTGGGATTGACCTCAACAAAGACAAATTTGAAAAGGCCATGGCTGTCAGAGCCACTGAGTGCATCAGCCCCAAGGACTCCACCAAGCCCATCAGTGAGGTGCTGTCAGAAATGACAG gCGACACTGTGGGCTACAGTTTTGAAGTTACTGGGCATCTTGAACCTATG ATCGATGCCCTTGCATCCTGCAACATGAACTATGGGGTCAGCGTGGTGGTAGAGGCTCCTATATCAGCCAAGATGCTCACCTATGACCCAAGGCTGCTCTTCCGTGGACGCACATGGAAAGGATGCATTTTTGGAG GTTGGGAAAGCAGAGATGATGTTCCAAAACTAGTGAGTGATTTCCTGGAAAAGAAATTTGACCTGGACCAATTGATAACCCATGTTTTCCCTTTTAAACAAATCAATGAAGGCTTTGAACTGCTCTACTCACATCAAAGGTTATCTGTTTTTTATGGTTCTCTTGTCTCCTCCCCATag